Genomic segment of Shewanella sp. OMA3-2:
GTTTGTTATTTGCGCTGCCAGTGAGTTTTTTTTCAACATATATACCATCAACAATGATAGGCGCACATGAAGGTAAAAAATTAAGGATCGGAGGAAGTGATTTAGCTGAAACAGGTAGGCTTAACATAAGCAGCATTAATACTAACAGTTTGTTCATTGTCTGACACATCCTTTTGGTTTTGCTTGAATTTATGCTAATTATTGTTAAATTATGCTCTGTTTAATTGGCATTACTAGCGCTTGCTCATCCGTACTTTAGTAGTATGTATTGACTAATAATTGAGTAGCGGCTCTAATTTAACAAGTATTTAACAACCATGTCAAAGGTGGATTGCGAATTTTGTTACAAAAAAGATCATATTTCGCCAGTTTGCTATATTTATGCTGCATTTTATCCATTCGCTTTCCCTCATCTAGGCTAACCTGATATTCTTATTTCATTATTGATTGATAGACAGTGAACATGGACAAATCGGCTTTTCTCGATGCAATGAACATCACCCGTTGGCGTAGCGCTGACAAACCCGGTAAACCTTTCTTGGTATTACACGATGTAGATGCAGATTTATCTGAACAACAGTTTATTGAAAACGTGCTGGCGCAATTAGGTATCACCCCAGACCAATGTGATTTTGATTGCGAAGTGATTAAAGGTCCGCAGGTTGTTTGGGATATGCGCAAAGTAAAAAGACGTCCACGGGTAGCATGGTTAGTCACTGCACCATTGGAAGATGTGGTTCAAAGTGTGGCTGAAAAACGTCAGTTGTGGCAGCAAATTTGTTTACAGCGTGAGAAAACCGCTTAATGTAATCGTGCTTATATTTATCCAGTATTTCTACTTCCTGCTTACTTCCATTTTATTATTATTTTCAATTTAGGCTTAATCATGTCATCTGCTACTTCATTCCAATTACGCGCACTATCTTTGAGTGATGCTCAAGCCATGTTTGTTATTGAATCTAGCGCCTATAGTCATCCCTTGAGTCTAGCTAACTTGCAAGATTGCTTTGGTTATTTATATCGAGTCGAAGGGCTGTTTGACGGCGATCAATTACTGGGGTTTAGTATTGTCCAGCAGGTGATTGATGAAGTGACTTTAATAGATATTTGCGTTAATCCAGCCGTGCAAGGTAAAGGGCTAGGTAAGCGCTTATTAACCTCATTAGTTGCACAGGCAAAGGCATTAAATGCAGTGGTGGTTATGCTAGAAGTTCGTCAATCTAACATGGGCGCGATTGGGTTATATGAAAAAGCAGGTTTTGTTGAAAGCGGTCGCCGCAAGGGATATTACTCAACCGATGATGGGCATGAAGATGCGATTTTGATGGATTTAGCCTTGGGTTAATTAACCTAGATATCGATAGCCACATTCGGGTTAATACCCGATATTGAATTTCTTATATTCTTCGCATGTGATATTTTGTGTTAATTCATTCTGTTATTTGAGATTAAATCGAAGAAAAATCATCTACATAGTGAATGTAGGATGATATAAATTGTGATTGAGCTGTAACCAAACTCAAGTAATAGATGATTTACGCATAAAAAAACGGCGCGATAAGCGCCGTTTCTGTTCAAACTTTAAAATTAAGAAGTTACTTCACTTCTTTACCCTGAGCTTGTAAGTCTGCATGGTAGCTTGAACGAACAAGCGGGCCACATGCTGCATGGGTAAAGCCAAGTTTGTCAGCTAATGCCTTAAGCTCGTCAAACTCTGCTGGTGGCACGTAACGTTCAACCGGTAAGTGGAACTTACTTGGTTGTAAGTATTGGCCTAAAGTCAGCATTTCAACCTTGTGGGCACGTAAGTCATGCAGTACTTCTGCGATCTCTTCGTTAGTTTCACCTAAGCCCATCATCAAACCTGACTTTGTTGGTACATCAGGGTGACGTTCTTTA
This window contains:
- a CDS encoding DNA polymerase III subunit psi, translating into MDKSAFLDAMNITRWRSADKPGKPFLVLHDVDADLSEQQFIENVLAQLGITPDQCDFDCEVIKGPQVVWDMRKVKRRPRVAWLVTAPLEDVVQSVAEKRQLWQQICLQREKTA
- the rimI gene encoding ribosomal protein S18-alanine N-acetyltransferase encodes the protein MSSATSFQLRALSLSDAQAMFVIESSAYSHPLSLANLQDCFGYLYRVEGLFDGDQLLGFSIVQQVIDEVTLIDICVNPAVQGKGLGKRLLTSLVAQAKALNAVVVMLEVRQSNMGAIGLYEKAGFVESGRRKGYYSTDDGHEDAILMDLALG